The Xyrauchen texanus isolate HMW12.3.18 chromosome 38, RBS_HiC_50CHRs, whole genome shotgun sequence genome window below encodes:
- the LOC127631382 gene encoding uncharacterized protein LOC127631382, which yields MVPKIDNFVEDVVPLYSLSEFRGHFRLSKEQVEDVITTLGPVYMNLQQTKLPLTNSVLACIWTLANQESYRGVADRFNMSKSTLAKHLHEFCCNVNTYMAHHISWPRGQRLEMSKLGFDAAGFPNTVCAVDGCHIPILRPHCDNPLEYMNRKQFYSVNLTGFCDSQRRFCHISVGYPGSWHDARAFRFTEVCRVLEEDPHSLVPQGMHIIGDSAYPLLPQLMRPYRDNGHLSARQRYFNRKRNAACVVIEHAFGILKSKFRRLHCLQMRSISNISSAVSACCILHNLCLEPSDQVVVVDDGVDDEPHPQPPHNTKACHYRDQICGQI from the exons ATGGTTCCAAAAATAGACAATTTTGTGGAGGATGTTGTCCCTCTCTACAGTCTCTCAGAATTTAGAGGTCATTTCAGGCTTTCCAAAGAACAAGTGGAG GATGTCATTACTACCCTTGGTCCTGTTTATATGAATTTACAACAGACCAAACTTCCACTCACAAACAGTGTTCTTGCCTGCATTTGGACATTGGCGAATCAGGAGTCATATCGTGGGGTGGCAGATAGATTCAACATGTCAAAATCCACTCTTGCCAAGCATCTCCATGAGTTTTGTTGCAATGTGAACACATACATGGCCCACCACATTTCCTGGCCCAGAGGTCAAAGACTGGAGATGTCAAAGTTAGGGTTTGACGCAGCAGGTTTCCCCAACACTGTATGTGCAGTGGATGGGTGTCACATTCCTATACTGAGACCCCACTGTGATAATCCCCTAGAATACATGAATAGGAAACAGTTTTATTCTGTAAATTTAACTGGGTTTTGTGACAGTCAGCGGCGCTTCTGTCACATCAGTGTGGGTTACCCTGGGAGTTGGCATGATGCCAGAGCATTTCGCTTCACAGAAGTTTGTCGTGTTCTTGAAGAAgatcctcattcccttgttccaCAAGGAATGCACATAATTGGGGATTCTGCCTACCCTTTGTTGCCTCAACTTATGAGGCCTTATAGAGACAATGGCCACTTGTCTGCTAGGCAAAGATACTTTAACAGAAAGCGCAATGCAGCTTGCGTGGTCATTGAGCATGCATTTGGCATTCTAAAATCTAAGTTTAGGAGGCTCCATTGCCTGCAAATGAGAAGCATTTCCAATATCAGTTCAGCAGTCTCAGCCTGCTGCATTTTGCATAATCTTTGTTTAGAGCCCAGTGATCAAGTTGTTGTGGTAGATGATGGTGTTGATGATGAACCACACCCCCAGCCACCCCACAACACTAAGGCATGTCATTATAGAGACCAGATTTGTGGCCAGATCTAA